A DNA window from Heterodontus francisci isolate sHetFra1 chromosome 49, sHetFra1.hap1, whole genome shotgun sequence contains the following coding sequences:
- the mecp2 gene encoding LOW QUALITY PROTEIN: methyl-CpG-binding protein 2 (The sequence of the model RefSeq protein was modified relative to this genomic sequence to represent the inferred CDS: inserted 8 bases in 6 codons), with protein sequence MAAAASGGERLEEKSEDHEQGGQREKLLKVKKHKKKEERDDEKHREAQPAEALVPEPADGNKAETAEQEGAVAATPSTPKPRRSLIRDRGPLYDDPTLPEGWTRKLKQRKSGRSAGKYDVYIINPQGKAFRSKVELLAHFEKVGDTTLDPSDFDFTVTGRGXPSRREKKPPKKTKSPNQLAQGEXRGRPKGSGKDKRVQKGGPSKRLSDKSAAKLLVKMPFSAPLLQKAEGATSSTQQLPKVRKGXPGRKRKSDVEPQAVPKKRGRKPGGGSVVPAVKKKIVKESSIKPEEVTVLPIKKRNLGEESSPXEKRKSTRIFEEDTSVXVVGSSVVKESIQPEQSADAGEKSGXGQKSIKSVIHKAREGSPKGRSFKKESHHPADPKESGPKEVTAQEAESSKDRRSPSEPKDLSTRACVEEKPPRSRPEADLLPKEPSKTELAEKGKLRGEGDQRGVISTVPRPSREESADTRATVSERVS encoded by the exons CGAAGAGAAATCAGAAGACCACGAGCAGGGCGGGCAAAGGGAGAAGCTGCTGAAAGTGAAGAAACACAAGAAAAAGGAGGAGCGAGATGACGAGAAGCATCGAGAAGCCCAGCCAGCGGAAGCACTGGTCCCAGAGCCAGCCGACGGGAATAAAGCTGAGACAGCAGAGCAAGAGGGAGCTGTTGCGGCCACCCCTTCCACTCCAAAGCCAAGACGCTCCCTGATTCGAGACCGGGGCCCACTGTATGACGACCCCACGCTTCCCGAGGGCTGGACACGGAAGCTGAAACAGAGGAAGTCAGGGCGATCGGCGGGGAAGTACGATGTGTACATTATCAA CCCACAAGGCAAGGCGTTTCGTTCCAAAGTGGAGCTCCTAGCACACTTCGAGAAGGTTGGAGATACCACCCTCGACCCCAGTGACTTTGACTTCACGGTCACAGGTCGAG GTCCCTCGAGGAGAGAGAAGAAACCGCCCAAAAAGACGAAGAGCCCAAATCAACTGGCACAGGGAGA GCGGGGCAGGCCAAAAGGGAGCGGCAAGGACAAGAGGGTACAGAAAGGCGGCCCGTCGAAAAGGTTGTCAGACAAAAGCGCAGCAAAGCTCTTGGTTAAAATGCCTTTCTCGGCTCCCCTGTTGCAGAAAGCCGAAGGAGCCACGTCTTCCACACAGCAGCTTCCGAAGGTGCGGAAAG GGCCTGGAAGGAAGAGGAAGTCTGACGTTGAGCCCCAGGCTGTCCCGAAGAAGAGGGGCAGAAAGCCCGGTGGGGGCAGCGTGGTGCCAGCAGTGAAGAAGAAAATTGTCAAGGAATCTTCCATCAAGCCTGAAGAAGTGACTGTTTTGCCAATCAAAAAGAGGAACCTGGGGGAGGAGAGCTCTCC TGAAAAGAGAAAAAGCACGCGCATCTTCGAAGAGGACACCAGTG CAGTGGTGGGAAGCTCTGTAGTAAAAGAGAGCATCCAACCCGAACAGTCAGCGGACGCTGGGGAGAAAAGTG AAGGACAGAAAAGCATTAAAAGTGTGATTCACAAGGCGAGAGAGGGGAGCCCAAAAGGCAGGAGTTTCAAGAAGGAGTCCCATCACCCTGCCGACCCCAAGGAGTCGGGACCGAAGGAGGTGACTGCTCAAGAGGCGGAGAGCTCCAAGGACAGGAGGAGCCCCTCAGAACCCAAAGACTTGAGCACTAGAGCGTGCGTCGAGGAGAAGCCTCCGCGAAGCAGACCCGAGGCTGACCTGCTTCCAAAGGAGCCCTCAAAGACTGAGCTTGCAGAGAAGGGCAAATTGAGAggcgagggtgatcagaggggcgtCATCTCGACTGTGCCGAGGCCGAGCAGAGAAGAGTCTGCAGATACTCGGGCAACCGTTTCGGAGAGAGTTAGCTGA